From one Nitrospirota bacterium genomic stretch:
- a CDS encoding cytochrome C, translating into MSFLRVFGVSVFLLTVPSFVFASGAHDGLNCVGCHGIHTAKGELIFAVDPNKKAVNPRTKQPFSGTTALCLGCHETIEKGGMGIAPVEANHSHPFNVTPNAKVANVPDSLLREGKLECVGCHDPHPSNPNHKYLRVDTARGAKMADFCGMCHSSKADPSAVKSPKIFNSMDERKSSASSPASTSAAPGKK; encoded by the coding sequence ATGAGTTTTTTGAGGGTTTTTGGGGTCTCTGTTTTTCTCCTTACCGTGCCGTCATTTGTGTTTGCCTCTGGAGCGCATGACGGGCTGAACTGCGTTGGCTGCCATGGCATCCATACGGCAAAGGGTGAACTTATTTTTGCGGTAGATCCGAACAAAAAAGCGGTCAATCCGAGGACGAAGCAGCCCTTTTCGGGCACAACAGCGCTCTGTCTCGGCTGCCATGAAACCATAGAAAAGGGCGGTATGGGCATCGCACCGGTTGAAGCAAACCATAGCCATCCGTTTAATGTGACGCCGAATGCAAAGGTTGCTAATGTGCCGGACTCGTTATTAAGGGAGGGTAAGCTGGAGTGTGTTGGCTGCCATGATCCCCATCCGTCAAACCCGAATCATAAATATCTCAGAGTGGATACCGCCCGCGGCGCTAAAATGGCAGATTTCTGCGGTATGTGCCACAGTTCAAAAGCTGATCCATCTGCCGTGAAGAGCCCGAAGATCTTTAACAGCATGGATGAGAGAAAATCCTCTGCATCCTCGCCTGCATCAACATCCGCGGCACCAGGAAAGAAGTAA
- a CDS encoding tRNA1(Val) (adenine(37)-N6)-methyltransferase yields the protein MDTTLDGIRDIKVYQNKEGYRFSVDAVLLYSFADMRYARNIADLGTGSGIIGLLLARKYDKARVSLVELQESLYGLALKNIEINGLGDRVKAVLADIKHLKDDFACMTCDLVVSNPPFRKPTTGKLSVGRERAIARHELALKISELAEAASYLLKAKGRFFMIYHPERLLEAVDALRLWRLEPKRVRFVHNDAGAESKIVLIESVKEARPGIKIDPPLFIYNMDGSYTAEVSAMYGDGR from the coding sequence TTGGATACAACGCTTGACGGCATAAGGGATATTAAAGTGTACCAGAATAAGGAAGGGTATCGTTTTTCCGTTGATGCCGTTCTCCTGTATTCCTTCGCCGATATGCGGTATGCCAGGAATATCGCTGATCTTGGAACAGGCTCGGGAATTATCGGGCTGCTCCTAGCGCGCAAATATGATAAGGCACGTGTTTCTCTGGTTGAACTTCAGGAATCGCTTTACGGTCTTGCCCTGAAGAACATAGAGATCAATGGTCTTGGCGACAGGGTCAAGGCGGTCCTTGCGGATATAAAACATCTTAAGGATGACTTCGCCTGCATGACCTGCGATCTGGTCGTATCAAACCCTCCCTTCAGAAAACCTACAACCGGGAAACTGAGCGTCGGCCGGGAGCGGGCAATTGCGCGCCATGAACTGGCCCTCAAGATCAGCGAACTTGCAGAGGCAGCCTCTTATCTGCTTAAAGCAAAGGGCCGTTTCTTTATGATCTATCACCCTGAAAGGCTCCTTGAAGCGGTTGATGCTCTCAGGCTCTGGCGTCTTGAGCCCAAGAGGGTCAGATTTGTCCATAACGATGCGGGTGCCGAGTCCAAGATTGTGCTGATCGAGTCCGTCAAGGAAGCCAGGCCTGGCATCAAGATCGATCCCCCTCTTTTTATCTATAATATGGACGGTTCCTATACCGCGGAAGTTAGCGCCATGTATGGTGACGGCAGGTGA
- a CDS encoding HAD-IA family hydrolase, producing MIKLIIFDLDGTLVDSSIDLTNALNYAIEPYALEKLTEAQTKRLVGEGITKLLENLLGPERLAMHAPTLVRFMDYYSSHLLDHTAPYPGVAETLANLRNYKKAVISNKREALSTEVLQGLGLLQHFDAVLGSDSTGQKKPSPMPLLKVMQMLSVGPEETVIIGDSNFDIEAGKAAGTVTCAVTYGYRDAALLQDADFIIDTFPEILEIVAGR from the coding sequence ATGATAAAACTGATCATATTTGATCTTGACGGAACGCTCGTTGATTCCAGTATTGACCTTACCAATGCGCTGAATTATGCGATAGAACCATATGCTCTCGAAAAACTGACTGAGGCTCAGACGAAACGTCTTGTTGGTGAGGGCATTACGAAACTGCTTGAAAATCTGCTTGGCCCGGAGCGCCTTGCCATGCATGCCCCAACCCTTGTCAGATTCATGGACTATTATTCTTCCCACCTGCTCGATCATACTGCGCCTTATCCTGGTGTCGCTGAGACCCTTGCAAATCTTCGAAATTACAAAAAGGCGGTTATCTCCAATAAGCGCGAGGCCCTCTCAACAGAGGTGCTTCAAGGTCTTGGGCTCCTGCAGCACTTTGATGCTGTGCTGGGGAGTGACAGCACAGGACAGAAGAAGCCTTCGCCAATGCCGCTTCTGAAGGTCATGCAGATGTTGTCAGTGGGGCCGGAAGAAACCGTGATCATCGGCGACAGCAATTTTGATATTGAAGCGGGAAAGGCGGCAGGTACGGTTACCTGTGCGGTGACGTATGGATACCGGGACGCCGCGCTCCTTCAGGATGCTGATTTTATTATCGACACGTTCCCTGAAATCCTGGAAATAGTTGCAGGCAGATGA